A window from Triticum aestivum cultivar Chinese Spring chromosome 6D, IWGSC CS RefSeq v2.1, whole genome shotgun sequence encodes these proteins:
- the LOC123144849 gene encoding probable inactive histone-lysine N-methyltransferase SUVR2, producing MSSSNVFDEKFEAAVTKLDAIGIARKTVSPVLTKLLELYDYNWEYIEADDFRVLTDAIFDEPDPKEEQKKQANKRKNPDSDHYNKKLRAKHHSQKPTSKMHANEKRELAEAPPQQEAGKLCPQTVCGTVNTLQLSSSRLPIKERNMETSVLEDTPTDEDSLALSVQGQDLPTFETPLAIMSPPVQDSRHQRAYKDAHERNISYTSRSQVITSSTDSSTNFEVALSNSGTGKLSFTCNSADHPDFHMPDMESVCKEMEARCLRTYKILEPNFSFIKLLQDTCQCIVDLGHASSGPRESGMVQIVPAMDFLSKPSVSRVLQPNEAGSSCMPPNDHIIHGGVCSSGSFAGEQISSSNMLVIANRPAHDVNDITKGEEHVSIPIINTVGNGILPPPFHYIPCNIIYQNAYVNLSLARIGDESCCSGCFGDCLAEQLPCACATVTGGEFAYTRDGLLKEGFLDSCVAGLPKFHCKICNPCEGHPTKKFIKECWSKCGCARNCGNRVVQRGITRQLQVFLTPGKKGWGLQAAEEIPRGAFICEYVGEILTNTELDERNTQGTSKGRHTYPTLLNADWDTEDVLGDDHALCLDATFYGNVARFINHRCSDANLIDIPVQIETPDRHYYHVAFFTKRKIEPFEELTWDYNIDFNDVNHPIKAFKCCCGSKHCRDKKSNPRSRSRALVLL from the exons ATGTCATCTTCAAACGTTTTCGATGAAAAATTTGAGGCTGCTGTCACAAAGCTGGATGCTATTGGAATCGCGAGAAAAACTGTTTCACCAGTGTTGACGAAGCTACTAGAGTTGTATGATTACAACTGGGAGTACATAGAAGCTGATGACTTTCGGGTTCTAACCGATGCTATATTTGACGAGCCAGATCCCAAA GAAGAACAGAAAAAACAAGCTAACAAAAGGAAGAATCCTGATTCGGACCACTATAACAAGAAGCTTAGGGCAAAACATCATTCTCAAAAACCTACATCCAAGATGCATGCCAATGAGAAGAGAGAGTTGGCTGAAGCTCCACCGCAGCAAGAAGCAGGCAAGCTGTGCCCTCAAACAGTTTGTGGCACTGTAAACACATTGCAGTTGTCTTCTTCGCGACTGCCGATTAAAGAAAGAAATATGGAAACCAGTGTTCTGGAGGATACACCGACAGATGAAGATAGTTTAGCTTTATCAGTCCAAGGTCAAGACCTTCCTACTTTCGAGACCCCACTGGCTATTATGAGCCCACCAGTTCAAGATTCCAGGCATCAAAGAG CATACAAGGATGCACATGAAAGAAACATATCTTATACATCTAGAAGCCAAGTAATCACAAGCAGCACAGACTCTTCAACCAACTTTGAGGTAGCTTTGTCAAATTCTGGAACAGGGAAACTGTCATTTACATGTAACTCGGCAGATCATCCTGATTTCCACATGCCGGACATGGAGTCTGTATGCAAGGAAATGGAGGCTAGATGTCTCAGGACATACAAGATCCTAGAACCCAATTTCTCTTTCATAAAACTTTTGCAAGACACTTGCCAGTGTATCGTTGATTTGGGTCATGCATCTAGTGGACCTAGAGAAAGTGGAATGGTACAAATAGTTCCTGCCATGGACTTTTTGTCTAAACCTTCAGTGTCACGAGTGTTGCAGCCAAATGAAGCTGGTTCCTCGTGTATGCCACCTAATGACCACATTATTCATGGTGGTGTATGCTCTTCTGGTTCTTTTGCTGGAGAACAGATCAGTTCCAGTAATATGCTTGTTATTGCCAATAGACCAGCTCATGATGTCAATGACATAACAAAAGGTGAAGAACATGTGAGTATTCCCATAATTAATACGGTTGGCAATGGGATTCTTCCGCCCCCCTTCCACTACATACCATGCAATATCATATACCAGAATGCATATGTCAATCTTTCGCTTGCTAGAATAGGAGATGAAAGCTGCTGCTCAGGCTGCTTTGGAGATTGTCTAGCAGAACAACTTCCTTGTGCATGTGCAACAGTAACTGGAGGTGAATTTGCTTATACAAGGGATGGCCTGCTTAAGGAAGGATTTCTTGATTCTTGTGTCGCTGGGCTTCCTAAATTCCACTGCAAAATTTGCAATCCTTGTGAAGGACACCCTACAAAGAAATTTATCAAGGAATGCTGGAGTAAATGTGGCTGTGCCAGAAATTGTGGAAATCGTGTGGTGCAGCGAGGAATTACTCGGCAACTACAG GTATTCTTAACCCCTGGAAAAAAGGGATGGGGACTGCAGGCTGCTGAGGAAATTCCACGAGGCGCGTTTATTTGTGAGTATGTTGGTGAAATATTAACTAACACTGAGCTTGATGAGCGAAACACTCAAGGGACATCAAAAGGTCGCCATACATATCCAACACTGCTCAATGCTGATTGGGACACTGAAGATGTTCttggggacgaccatgctctctgtcTGGATGCCACCTTTTACGGGAATGTGGCAAGGTTTATAAACCATAG GTGTTCTGATGCCAATCTCATTGATATACCTGTTCAGATCGAGACACCTGACCGCCACTACTACCAT GTGGCATTTTTCACCAAAAGGAAAATAGAGCCATTTGAAGAACTGACATGG GACTACAATATTGATTTTAACGATGTCAACCACCCTATCAAGGCATTCAAGTGTTGCTGCGGAAGCAAGCACTGCCGGGACAAAAAAAGCAACCCAA GATCTAGATCCA